The Caballeronia sp. Lep1P3 genome window below encodes:
- the istA gene encoding IS21 family transposase — translation MFFSFRHEGDREVNVLKQHLQATIFTLLERGASQRKIHEVTGIDRKTIRRYQSIFESQRVTGDANSSTPAPAGMAEPVGAQIPPPQTPPLSRPPASRIVAPVKPFNFARSASEPYREWIEQQIRLKRNAQAIYQDLVDQFGFTASYDSVKRFVRALRHVDPEQFDRLEFAPAEEAQVDYGEGAPTRDPRTGRYRRPRLFVMTLRYSRRSFRQVVWKSSKQVWAQLHEDAFRYFGGSVSYVVLDNLREGVITPDLYEPELNRLYAAMLEHYGVVADPARVRDPNRKGTVENAIQHTQNTALTGRRFESLEAQNEFLMHWEENWAARRIHGRARRQVEAMFQEEKPHLRPLPATAFRYFTEVVRTVWDDTTVSIERSNYAARPAPIGSLVSVRIYDTTIEIRDRRTQELLRTHPRHTQPGSLELPESERPFNPSRQTSLALASAGDIGPQTKALCQHLFDAEGRVGHRGMWGIVALAKKYPAWLVEQACDHALHHHLYRYRQVRTVVERLFEQALERLDRAPQLALPLTQEHPLIRPATEYSELFDAGAQHSATSRSSTTGETV, via the coding sequence ATTTTCTTCTCCTTCAGGCATGAAGGAGACCGAGAGGTGAACGTCTTGAAGCAGCATCTCCAAGCCACGATATTCACGCTGCTCGAACGCGGGGCAAGTCAGCGCAAGATCCACGAGGTCACGGGGATCGACCGCAAGACGATCCGCCGCTATCAGTCGATCTTTGAATCGCAGCGAGTCACGGGCGACGCAAATTCCTCCACCCCCGCGCCCGCCGGCATGGCGGAGCCGGTGGGCGCGCAAATTCCTCCACCGCAAACTCCTCCACTTTCGCGCCCGCCGGCTTCTCGGATCGTCGCACCGGTCAAACCGTTCAATTTCGCCCGTTCCGCCAGCGAACCCTATCGCGAGTGGATTGAGCAGCAGATACGCTTGAAGCGCAATGCCCAAGCGATTTACCAGGATCTGGTCGACCAGTTCGGCTTTACTGCGAGCTACGACAGCGTCAAACGCTTTGTGCGCGCCCTCCGGCACGTCGATCCCGAGCAGTTTGACCGCCTCGAGTTTGCTCCGGCTGAGGAAGCTCAAGTCGATTATGGTGAGGGCGCGCCGACGCGTGATCCGAGGACGGGCCGGTATCGGCGCCCGCGCTTGTTCGTCATGACGCTACGCTATTCGCGGCGCAGCTTCCGGCAAGTGGTCTGGAAGTCGAGCAAGCAGGTTTGGGCGCAACTACATGAGGACGCCTTCCGGTACTTCGGTGGCAGCGTGAGTTACGTCGTCCTCGATAACCTCCGGGAAGGTGTCATCACCCCCGACCTATATGAGCCGGAGCTGAACCGGCTCTATGCGGCGATGCTTGAGCATTACGGCGTCGTGGCCGACCCTGCTCGCGTACGAGACCCGAATCGAAAGGGCACCGTAGAGAACGCGATCCAACACACGCAGAACACCGCGCTCACCGGCCGGCGTTTCGAATCACTCGAAGCTCAGAACGAATTCCTTATGCATTGGGAGGAGAACTGGGCAGCCAGGCGCATCCACGGCAGAGCGCGGCGGCAGGTCGAAGCGATGTTCCAGGAGGAGAAGCCACATCTGCGGCCGCTGCCGGCCACCGCGTTCCGCTACTTCACCGAAGTCGTACGCACCGTCTGGGACGACACCACAGTAAGTATCGAGCGCAGCAACTATGCGGCGCGCCCTGCGCCCATCGGCAGCCTCGTCAGCGTGCGCATCTACGACACCACGATTGAGATCCGCGACCGGCGCACTCAGGAGTTGCTGCGCACCCATCCACGCCACACGCAGCCCGGTTCACTCGAATTGCCCGAGAGCGAGCGACCGTTCAATCCGTCGCGCCAGACGAGCCTGGCGCTCGCTAGCGCCGGCGACATCGGCCCACAAACGAAGGCACTTTGCCAGCATCTGTTCGACGCCGAAGGACGCGTCGGACATCGCGGCATGTGGGGCATCGTCGCGCTGGCGAAGAAGTATCCCGCCTGGCTCGTCGAGCAAGCCTGCGACCACGCGCTGCATCATCACCTGTATCGCTACCGGCAGGTGCGCACCGTTGTCGAACGGCTGTTCGAACAGGCACTTGAGCGCCTCGATCGGGCGCCCCAACTCGCCTTGCCGCTCACCCAGGAGCACCCGTTGATCCGGCCCGCAACCGAATACAGCGAGCTCTTCGACGCCGGCGCGCAGCACAGCGCCACATCTCGATCCTCCACGACGGGAGAAACCGTATGA
- the istB gene encoding IS21-like element helper ATPase IstB: MTTTLPDIERALRLLRLSGVRDTLETRVLQAQGSQQPFLETFALILQDELDRRQSRLIERRYQQSGLEERLTLTEFDWSFNPKLPRQACFQLHALKFIAAGENGLIVGKPGTGKSHVAKAVAYQAVLHGHKVQYLETDDFFNRYALSAQEQRQARLRAILDCDLLVLDDLFLSRTIPDDAGALLQTLIHQRYKLRRSVVVTSNRVVQDWGAYLGDNTMSTTILDRLMHHCHLLEFNGRSYRLKEAAEALAQKTKEG, from the coding sequence ATGACCACCACCTTACCGGACATCGAACGCGCGCTAAGGCTATTGCGTCTGTCAGGCGTACGCGACACGCTCGAGACACGCGTGCTGCAGGCCCAAGGGAGCCAGCAACCATTTCTGGAGACCTTCGCGCTGATTCTGCAGGACGAACTCGACCGGCGACAGTCGCGCCTCATCGAGCGTCGCTACCAGCAATCGGGTCTCGAGGAGAGGCTTACCCTGACGGAATTCGACTGGTCGTTCAATCCAAAGCTGCCTCGCCAAGCCTGCTTCCAGCTACACGCACTGAAGTTCATCGCCGCTGGCGAAAACGGTTTAATTGTCGGCAAGCCTGGCACCGGCAAGTCGCACGTGGCGAAGGCCGTCGCATATCAGGCCGTCCTCCACGGGCACAAGGTGCAGTATCTCGAGACCGATGACTTCTTCAACCGTTATGCGCTGAGTGCGCAGGAACAACGGCAGGCGCGGCTGCGTGCCATTCTCGATTGCGACCTGCTCGTGCTCGACGACCTGTTCCTCTCACGTACGATCCCCGACGACGCCGGCGCACTATTGCAGACCCTGATCCATCAGCGCTACAAGTTGCGTCGAAGCGTGGTGGTCACCTCCAATCGCGTCGTACAGGACTGGGGCGCCTATCTTGGCGACAACACGATGAGCACCACGATCCTTGACCGCCTTATGCATCATTGCCACCTCCTCGAATTCAATGGTCGCAGCTACAGGCTCAAGGAAGCTGCCGAGGCGCTTGCGCAGAAAACGAAAGAAGGCTAA
- a CDS encoding nuclease-related domain-containing protein, with product MRKHDDGQMSAPEMSAPDLLNETTRASDDSSGHPCTTKATYGAGNHRHVSRSLRMRIAPIFQRACDGRVHLRHALELEHAPGTRNSTTMVHCLAITPFGVFVVNRYDWRGVIEPGINEDELAVVDELGGVTLHTSPLRRAKPAVRHLRLMLSQHECPVESIAIFAEARCNLHPTMPDGVMTLPDLHYFLRTRLNRFRATHRRFLDADNVVSHIDWSCLRRRSRP from the coding sequence ATGAGAAAGCATGATGACGGCCAAATGTCGGCACCCGAAATGTCGGCGCCCGACCTGTTGAACGAAACGACTCGCGCCAGTGACGATAGCTCGGGCCATCCCTGCACCACAAAGGCGACTTACGGAGCGGGTAACCATCGACACGTGAGCCGCTCGTTGCGAATGCGCATTGCGCCCATCTTTCAGCGTGCGTGCGATGGCCGGGTGCATCTGCGCCATGCACTTGAACTTGAACACGCACCGGGCACCCGGAATTCCACGACGATGGTTCATTGCCTTGCGATCACGCCGTTTGGCGTGTTCGTCGTGAATCGTTACGACTGGAGAGGCGTGATCGAACCGGGGATTAACGAAGACGAACTTGCCGTCGTGGACGAGCTCGGCGGTGTGACGCTTCACACCTCGCCGCTGCGTCGCGCGAAGCCGGCCGTGCGGCACCTGCGCTTGATGCTATCTCAGCACGAATGTCCGGTCGAGAGTATCGCAATTTTCGCCGAGGCGCGCTGCAATCTGCATCCGACTATGCCTGATGGCGTCATGACGTTGCCGGACTTGCACTACTTTCTGCGCACGAGGCTGAACCGCTTTCGCGCAACGCATCGGCGCTTTCTGGATGCAGACAACGTAGTGTCGCATATCGACTGGTCTTGCTTACGCAGGCGGTCGCGCCCGTAA
- a CDS encoding glycosyltransferase family 2 protein — translation MQLNSESANASSARLISVSVVAYRPHRRMLERTLHTLDTALDRLCIVHQAASAPLYLINNGTDEPIDWSQLTNEARLRIDIIEGQGNVGYGRGHNLAIERTSSRYHLILNPDIELESDALVEAIAFMDAHPEVGLLSPMILEDDGCQQFLCRRYPAVFDLFIRGFLPRSLRKPFEKRLDRYEMRDVIGEKDIVLDPPIVSGCFMLYRTEVLKKLGGFDPRYFLYFEDYDLTLRTHDVARVAYVPSVRVLHHGGDAAGKGWTHIKLFIASAYKFFNRFGWKWL, via the coding sequence ATGCAGTTGAACTCGGAATCCGCCAACGCGAGCTCAGCTCGATTGATAAGCGTATCTGTCGTCGCTTACCGGCCGCATCGTCGGATGCTGGAGCGCACGCTGCACACGCTCGATACTGCGCTGGATCGACTATGCATCGTGCATCAAGCCGCCTCGGCGCCCCTATACCTGATCAACAACGGAACGGATGAACCTATCGACTGGTCGCAGCTCACCAACGAAGCCCGGCTACGAATCGACATCATCGAAGGCCAGGGCAACGTCGGCTACGGCCGCGGCCACAATCTGGCGATAGAACGAACATCGAGCCGCTACCACTTGATCCTGAACCCCGACATCGAACTGGAAAGCGACGCGCTCGTCGAGGCTATCGCCTTCATGGACGCCCATCCCGAAGTCGGTCTCCTTTCACCGATGATCCTCGAAGACGACGGCTGCCAACAATTTCTCTGCCGCCGCTACCCCGCGGTCTTCGATCTCTTCATCCGCGGCTTCCTGCCGCGCAGCCTGCGAAAGCCGTTCGAGAAACGCCTGGACAGATACGAAATGCGCGACGTGATCGGCGAGAAGGACATCGTCCTGGACCCGCCCATCGTCAGCGGCTGCTTCATGCTCTATCGCACCGAAGTCCTGAAAAAGCTCGGCGGTTTCGATCCACGCTATTTCCTCTACTTCGAGGACTACGACCTGACCTTGCGCACGCACGATGTCGCGCGCGTCGCCTACGTGCCGTCCGTGCGCGTGCTGCATCACGGCGGCGACGCGGCGGGCAAGGGCTGGACGCACATCAAGCTCTTCATCGCGTCGGCGTACAAGTTTTTCAACCGCTTCGGCTGGAAATGGCTATGA
- a CDS encoding SDR family oxidoreductase, whose amino-acid sequence MSARIAVTGANGFVGRAVTRALLDAGHEPLGIVRHGAGARMVEVPSLDAITPDAFEGCACVIHLAARVHVMNDAAADPLTAFRAINVEGALKTADAAHRAGATRFVFVSSIKALAELDHGEPLKETDARHPPDPYGVSKAEAELALQAFGARTGMEIVIARPPLVYGPDVRANFLALMRAIAKGMPLPIGAVDARRSLVYVDNLASALVACAVHPLAANRLFHVTDGEDPGVAELARMLGRHLNRPARLLPVPVGLLKAAGRLTAKSAQIERLTGSLRVDSTLIRDVLGWRPSYSLDAGLAETARWFLSQH is encoded by the coding sequence ATGAGCGCGCGCATCGCGGTGACGGGCGCGAACGGCTTCGTCGGCAGGGCCGTCACGCGCGCCTTGCTCGATGCCGGCCACGAGCCGCTCGGCATCGTTCGGCACGGAGCGGGCGCGCGAATGGTGGAAGTTCCGTCGCTCGATGCAATCACGCCCGACGCGTTCGAAGGCTGCGCGTGCGTCATCCATCTCGCCGCGCGCGTGCATGTGATGAACGACGCTGCCGCCGATCCGCTCACCGCTTTCCGCGCAATCAACGTGGAAGGCGCGCTCAAGACCGCCGACGCCGCCCATCGCGCCGGCGCGACGCGCTTCGTTTTCGTGAGCAGCATCAAGGCGCTCGCCGAACTGGACCACGGCGAGCCGCTGAAGGAAACCGACGCGCGCCATCCGCCCGATCCCTATGGCGTCTCGAAAGCCGAAGCCGAACTTGCGCTTCAAGCCTTCGGCGCGCGCACGGGGATGGAAATCGTGATCGCGCGCCCGCCGCTCGTCTACGGGCCGGACGTGCGCGCGAACTTCCTTGCGCTCATGCGCGCCATCGCCAAGGGCATGCCGCTGCCCATCGGCGCGGTCGATGCGCGCCGAAGCCTCGTCTACGTCGATAACCTCGCGAGCGCGCTCGTCGCGTGCGCCGTGCATCCGCTTGCGGCAAACCGGCTTTTTCACGTCACCGACGGCGAAGATCCCGGCGTCGCCGAACTGGCGCGCATGCTCGGGCGGCATCTGAACCGGCCCGCGCGCCTGCTGCCGGTGCCGGTCGGCTTGTTGAAGGCGGCGGGGCGGCTTACGGCCAAGTCCGCGCAAATCGAGCGGCTCACCGGCAGCCTGCGAGTCGATTCGACCCTTATCCGCGATGTGCTAGGCTGGCGCCCTTCGTATTCGCTCGACGCCGGTCTTGCCGAAACCGCCCGCTGGTTTCTCTCGCAGCACTGA
- a CDS encoding glycosyltransferase family 4 protein, with the protein MSASSFPSLFDFLVRMPWAAAACVAAASLVVCALILHSLLRTGLAWRLATDVPNDRSLHTRPTPRVGGWGIVPVGVVAMLALAPSMWLVALIAAVLAAVSQIDDRRGLPARVRFGAHVLAVALLIVVNPAPAPWWALAAVGFLMVWLVNLYNFMDGSDGLAGGMALFGFGGYAVAALSGPVPQIDLGIASAAIAGAAAGFLLFNFHPARIFLGDSGSIPLGFLAGALGYWGWLEAAWPVWFPALVFSPFIADASVTLLRRLSRGEKFWQAHREHYYQRMVRLGVGHARTALAWYVLMLAGVLLANWALGFSPSAQWLAVGGWAIVIVIAGVVVDASWRRHQALLSEQSGGLRG; encoded by the coding sequence ATGAGCGCCTCGTCGTTCCCCTCGCTATTCGATTTTCTCGTGCGCATGCCGTGGGCGGCGGCCGCTTGCGTCGCGGCCGCGTCGCTCGTCGTGTGCGCGCTGATTCTTCATTCGCTGCTTCGAACGGGACTCGCCTGGCGTCTTGCCACGGATGTCCCGAACGACCGCTCGCTGCACACGCGTCCGACGCCGCGCGTGGGCGGCTGGGGCATCGTGCCGGTCGGCGTCGTCGCGATGCTCGCGCTCGCGCCGTCGATGTGGCTCGTCGCGCTCATCGCCGCCGTGCTCGCCGCCGTCTCGCAGATCGATGACCGGCGCGGCCTGCCCGCGCGCGTGCGCTTCGGCGCGCATGTTCTGGCGGTCGCGCTGCTGATCGTCGTGAATCCCGCGCCCGCGCCGTGGTGGGCGCTTGCCGCCGTCGGCTTTCTGATGGTCTGGCTCGTCAATCTGTACAACTTCATGGACGGCTCCGACGGCCTCGCGGGCGGCATGGCGCTCTTCGGCTTCGGCGGCTACGCGGTCGCGGCGCTCTCCGGCCCGGTGCCGCAGATCGATCTCGGCATCGCGAGCGCGGCGATCGCCGGCGCGGCGGCGGGGTTTCTACTGTTCAATTTCCATCCGGCACGAATTTTTCTAGGCGATTCAGGGTCGATTCCTCTAGGATTTCTTGCAGGCGCGCTCGGTTATTGGGGCTGGCTCGAGGCTGCGTGGCCGGTCTGGTTCCCGGCGCTGGTTTTTTCGCCTTTCATCGCGGATGCCTCCGTCACGCTCTTGCGGCGTCTCTCGCGCGGCGAGAAGTTCTGGCAGGCGCATCGCGAACATTACTATCAGCGCATGGTTCGGCTCGGCGTCGGCCATGCGCGCACCGCGCTCGCGTGGTACGTGCTGATGCTCGCGGGCGTGTTGCTCGCGAACTGGGCGCTCGGATTCTCGCCGTCCGCGCAGTGGCTTGCGGTTGGCGGCTGGGCAATCGTCATCGTTATTGCGGGCGTGGTGGTGGATGCAAGCTGGCGGCGTCATCAGGCGCTTCTATCCGAACAGTCTGGAGGTCTACGCGGATGA
- a CDS encoding nucleoside-diphosphate sugar epimerase/dehydratase: MIRNKASWLSASAFAFDLCAVAGTWLAAYLIRFNGAVPHNFQHGALVALVWVLPVYGVMFRVFGLYRGIWVFASLPDVMRISKSVVVGALVVMIGAVMAQPTPVIPRSVLIVQPLFLFLAMGGARALYRAAKEFYLYGGLVGKGKPVIVLGAGTAGAMLARELARSSEWRLVGLLDDDPAKQGREVLGHKVLGSFGDLSSVAEQYKTEYAIIAIPSASVDEQRRVATLCVRAGVKVMVLPALNQLTQGEGGFLSRVRQIDLEDLLGREPVKIDMPHVEQLLHGRVVMVTGAGGSIGSELCRQILRFAPAQLVAYDLSEYAMYRLIEELHEKFPELSVVPVVGDAKDSLLLDQTMARYTPHIVFHAAAYKHVPLMEEHNAWQAVRNNVLGTLRVARAAMRHDVRHFVLISTDKAVNPTNVMGASKRLAEMTCQALQQTAPRTQFETVRFGNVLGSAGSVIPKFQQQIAKGGPVTVTHPEITRFFMTIPEAAQLVLQASSMGRGGEIFILDMGKPVRIVDLARDLIRLYGFSEEQIRIVFTGLRPGEKLYEELLADDETTTRTPHPKLRIAQARGVPDSFIDELLPWLMQHRVLTDDEVRRDLRRWVPEYQTAAAPVLQSVQAAKLANERAAGT, encoded by the coding sequence ATGATTCGAAACAAGGCTTCATGGCTCTCCGCGAGCGCCTTCGCATTCGACCTGTGCGCGGTCGCCGGCACCTGGCTCGCCGCGTACCTGATTCGCTTCAATGGCGCGGTGCCGCACAACTTCCAGCACGGCGCGCTCGTCGCGCTCGTCTGGGTGCTGCCGGTCTACGGCGTGATGTTCCGCGTCTTCGGGCTGTATCGCGGCATCTGGGTGTTCGCGAGCCTGCCGGACGTGATGCGCATATCGAAGTCGGTCGTGGTCGGCGCGCTCGTCGTGATGATCGGCGCGGTCATGGCACAGCCGACGCCCGTCATTCCGCGCTCGGTGCTGATCGTCCAGCCGCTTTTCCTCTTTCTCGCGATGGGCGGCGCGCGTGCGCTGTATCGCGCGGCCAAGGAGTTCTACCTTTACGGCGGCCTCGTGGGTAAGGGCAAGCCCGTTATCGTGCTCGGCGCGGGCACGGCGGGCGCGATGCTCGCGCGCGAACTGGCGCGTTCGTCGGAATGGCGTCTCGTCGGCCTGCTCGACGACGATCCCGCCAAGCAGGGCCGCGAAGTGCTCGGCCATAAGGTGCTCGGCTCGTTCGGCGACCTGTCGAGCGTCGCGGAGCAATACAAGACTGAGTACGCGATCATCGCGATTCCGTCCGCCTCCGTCGACGAACAGCGGCGCGTCGCGACGCTTTGCGTGCGCGCGGGCGTCAAGGTGATGGTGCTGCCCGCGCTAAACCAGTTGACGCAGGGCGAGGGCGGTTTCCTGTCGCGCGTGCGGCAGATCGACCTCGAAGACCTGCTCGGCCGCGAGCCGGTGAAGATCGACATGCCGCACGTCGAGCAACTGCTGCACGGGCGCGTCGTGATGGTGACGGGCGCAGGCGGATCGATCGGCTCGGAATTGTGCCGGCAGATTCTGCGCTTCGCGCCGGCGCAGCTCGTCGCCTACGATCTCAGCGAATACGCGATGTATCGCCTGATCGAGGAACTGCACGAGAAGTTTCCGGAGCTTTCGGTCGTGCCCGTCGTCGGCGACGCGAAGGATTCGCTGCTGCTCGATCAGACGATGGCGCGCTACACGCCGCACATCGTTTTCCATGCGGCGGCGTACAAGCATGTGCCGCTGATGGAAGAACACAACGCCTGGCAAGCCGTGCGCAATAACGTGCTCGGCACGCTGCGCGTCGCGCGCGCGGCGATGCGCCACGACGTGCGCCACTTCGTGCTCATTTCCACCGACAAGGCCGTCAATCCGACCAACGTGATGGGCGCGAGCAAGCGTCTCGCGGAAATGACGTGCCAGGCGCTGCAGCAAACCGCGCCGCGCACGCAGTTCGAGACCGTGCGCTTTGGCAACGTGCTCGGCAGCGCGGGCAGCGTGATTCCGAAGTTCCAGCAGCAGATCGCGAAGGGCGGCCCGGTCACGGTCACGCATCCCGAGATCACGCGCTTTTTCATGACGATTCCCGAAGCCGCGCAACTCGTGCTGCAGGCATCGAGCATGGGGCGCGGCGGCGAAATCTTCATTCTCGACATGGGAAAGCCGGTGCGCATCGTCGATCTCGCGCGCGATCTCATCCGGCTTTATGGCTTCTCGGAAGAGCAGATTCGCATCGTGTTCACGGGGCTGCGTCCCGGCGAGAAGCTCTACGAGGAACTCCTCGCCGACGACGAAACCACCACGCGCACGCCGCATCCCAAGTTGCGGATCGCGCAGGCGCGCGGCGTGCCGGACAGTTTCATCGACGAATTGCTGCCGTGGCTCATGCAGCATCGCGTGCTGACGGACGACGAAGTGCGCCGCGATCTGCGCCGCTGGGTGCCGGAGTATCAGACGGCCGCCGCGCCGGTGCTGCAAAGCGTGCAGGCGGCGAAGCTGGCGAACGAGCGCGCGGCGGGAACGTGA
- a CDS encoding LysR family transcriptional regulator — translation MDRFLAMKVFARVVEAGSFSKAADALRLPPASVSRTLQALEAHLGARLINRTTRSISITEDGEAYYERCVRVLGEVDDMEASLSHSKLSPKGNIKVSLPQVMAKNTIIPALPEFFAAYPDIGVELLLTDRQVDLVEEAVDCVVRVGAVGDIGLVAKRIGAYTQITCASPGYVEKYGEPQTLDDLERHLAVGYVLTKSGRVRNWEFLVDGETRAVPLKYKVAVNDADSYIACGLSGLGLIQSSSYTLDPHLRSGALQRVLKDYPAEPRVVSVLYAANRHQPRRVRVFIDWVADVYGRLPAFQDRA, via the coding sequence ATGGACCGCTTCCTTGCCATGAAAGTGTTCGCGCGCGTCGTCGAGGCGGGCAGTTTTTCAAAAGCCGCCGACGCGCTGCGCCTTCCGCCCGCGAGCGTTTCCAGAACCCTGCAGGCGCTCGAAGCGCATCTGGGCGCGCGTCTCATCAACCGCACGACGCGCAGCATCAGCATCACGGAAGACGGCGAAGCCTATTACGAGCGATGCGTGCGCGTGCTCGGCGAAGTCGACGACATGGAAGCGTCGCTGTCGCACTCGAAGCTGAGTCCCAAGGGCAACATCAAGGTGAGCCTGCCGCAGGTGATGGCGAAGAACACCATCATTCCCGCGCTGCCCGAGTTCTTTGCGGCGTATCCGGATATCGGCGTGGAATTGCTGCTGACGGACCGCCAGGTGGACCTCGTCGAAGAGGCCGTGGATTGCGTCGTGCGCGTGGGCGCGGTCGGCGATATCGGGCTCGTGGCGAAGCGCATCGGCGCTTATACGCAGATCACCTGCGCGTCGCCGGGCTATGTCGAAAAGTACGGCGAGCCGCAGACGCTCGACGATCTCGAGCGGCATCTCGCCGTCGGCTACGTGCTCACCAAGTCGGGGCGCGTGCGTAACTGGGAGTTTCTCGTCGATGGCGAGACGCGCGCTGTCCCGCTCAAGTACAAGGTCGCGGTCAACGATGCGGATTCCTACATCGCGTGCGGGCTCTCGGGGCTTGGGCTGATCCAGAGTTCGAGCTATACGCTCGATCCGCATCTGAGAAGCGGCGCGTTGCAGCGCGTGTTGAAGGACTATCCGGCAGAGCCGCGCGTCGTCTCCGTGCTGTACGCGGCGAACCGGCATCAGCCGCGCCGCGTGCGCGTGTTCATCGACTGGGTCGCGGATGTGTATGGACGCCTGCCGGCGTTTCAGGACCGCGCGTGA
- a CDS encoding phosphatase PAP2 family protein, which translates to MQERVLWIFSNLGDAAFLLPLAVVCAVWLRSVDIRLAVRWAALLAFGMALVGLSKILYAGCGLEFSAVNFRMISGHTMLSASIYTVAAGLLAGSLGRAWYRLGAAAGLALAAMIGLSRIFQDAHTPSEVVVGWLLGAAIALMLLVRVFEQPRKMPRAVAAGVGLLAVSSIAYGHHAPFQRLIEHYSWWLCKGLGL; encoded by the coding sequence ATGCAAGAAAGGGTACTCTGGATCTTTTCAAACCTCGGGGATGCGGCGTTTCTGCTGCCGCTCGCGGTCGTCTGCGCAGTGTGGCTGCGCTCGGTGGACATACGGCTCGCCGTGCGCTGGGCCGCGCTGCTCGCGTTCGGCATGGCGCTGGTCGGCCTGTCGAAGATTCTCTATGCCGGCTGCGGGCTGGAATTCTCCGCGGTGAACTTCCGCATGATCAGCGGACACACGATGCTCTCCGCGTCCATCTACACGGTCGCGGCCGGGTTGCTCGCGGGCAGTCTCGGCCGCGCGTGGTATCGGCTGGGCGCGGCAGCCGGGCTCGCGCTCGCGGCGATGATCGGCTTGAGCCGCATCTTTCAGGACGCGCATACGCCGAGCGAAGTCGTCGTCGGCTGGCTGCTCGGCGCGGCGATCGCGCTGATGCTGCTCGTGCGCGTCTTCGAGCAGCCGCGCAAGATGCCGCGCGCGGTGGCCGCGGGCGTCGGGCTGCTCGCGGTGTCGTCGATCGCTTACGGGCATCACGCGCCGTTTCAGCGCCTGATCGAGCATTACTCGTGGTGGCTGTGCAAGGGGCTCGGCCTCTGA
- a CDS encoding GlxA family transcriptional regulator, protein MEYVNGMGRLQVVRSPEPDAPSADMAKRIGILIFEDFSLVEVSSISEVFSLANEVRPSANAADGGASHATAQQRPNYSLQFVSSEGGSVASSCSMRIWTESLDARWMNDCNALFIAGGAGARRARHDALLRKQLGRIAPRIPFIKAIGEGAHILAAANLTLQNRSLDFADKPAAQALSAALSPALSNALVIAEQTLTLDDPKGPIAAALSMVKRDYGAAVAREVSERSIPGAWQKLATVLDDTDSVGVRQKIDAAARWLRENYVRPISITDAARVAAMSERNFLRRFKAQIGLTPSEYLLRARLDASCMLLAATDLPVDKIARRCGAGSGDGLAKIFRKRLSISPTEYRLAGRRKQADSS, encoded by the coding sequence ATGGAATATGTCAATGGCATGGGCAGGCTGCAAGTCGTGCGCTCGCCCGAGCCCGACGCGCCGTCCGCCGACATGGCAAAGCGGATCGGCATTCTGATCTTCGAGGATTTCTCGCTCGTCGAGGTGAGCTCGATCTCCGAGGTCTTTTCGCTCGCCAACGAAGTGCGGCCGTCGGCGAATGCCGCCGATGGTGGCGCGTCGCATGCAACGGCGCAGCAGCGCCCGAACTATTCGCTGCAATTCGTGTCAAGCGAAGGAGGCAGCGTCGCGAGCAGTTGCTCCATGCGTATCTGGACCGAAAGCCTCGACGCGCGCTGGATGAACGACTGCAACGCACTTTTCATCGCGGGCGGCGCGGGCGCGCGGCGGGCGCGTCACGATGCGCTTCTGCGCAAGCAACTGGGCCGCATCGCGCCGCGCATTCCGTTCATCAAGGCGATCGGCGAAGGCGCGCATATTCTCGCGGCGGCCAATCTCACGCTGCAGAACCGCTCGCTCGATTTCGCCGATAAGCCGGCCGCCCAGGCGTTGTCGGCGGCGCTGTCGCCGGCGTTGTCGAATGCGCTCGTCATCGCCGAGCAGACGTTGACGCTCGACGACCCCAAAGGCCCCATCGCGGCGGCGCTCTCGATGGTCAAGCGCGATTACGGCGCGGCGGTTGCGCGCGAAGTGTCGGAACGTTCGATCCCCGGTGCGTGGCAGAAGCTCGCCACCGTGCTCGACGACACCGACAGCGTGGGCGTGCGCCAGAAGATCGACGCCGCCGCGCGCTGGCTTCGCGAGAACTACGTGCGGCCGATATCCATCACGGATGCGGCGCGCGTCGCCGCGATGAGCGAGCGCAACTTCCTGCGGCGCTTCAAGGCGCAGATCGGCCTCACGCCGTCGGAATATTTATTGCGCGCGCGGCTCGATGCAAGCTGCATGCTGCTTGCCGCAACGGACCTGCCGGTCGACAAGATCGCGCGGCGTTGCGGTGCGGGAAGCGGCGACGGCCTCGCGAAGATATTCCGCAAGCGGCTGTCGATTTCGCCGACGGAGTATCGGCTGGCCGGGCGCCGCAAGCAGGCAGACAGTTCATAA